The DNA segment TGCTTGGCCCAGGGCCTCTGATCCTGCCTAGGGCAGCTCTGTCACCCTCTAGCACGTGGGCCTGCTGCTCTTTGCCAGTCATGGCTCCCGGAGCACCCtgggccatggaagcaaccttagcgCTTACATGCTTCTTGGTTGCTCTGGGCACAGTCCATAGCCCCCCATCTCAACTCAGCTTCCCCTACAGCAGGTGGCCGCCGACAATACACTCACTTTTGACCATGCCCTTGACAGCATCCAGCACGAATGTGATGGAAATGAACAAAGCAATGATCTCCTCCGTTGACCTGCCAGCAGGGGATATGCCTCATAAGACGGGGTGAGTTGTTAGTAGCGGGGAGGCTTCCCCGAGCCTCAGCATGGCCCCCTACCTCCTGCCATGAAGAGGACCAGGGTCCTAGGCTTTCCCCTTGGAGCAGTGATATGGTGGGGGCACCCCATCTGCTCTAGGGTTAACAGGGCCTCAGAGGCTGGCATGGAAGCTGACCCAGGCCCCTGGCCTTGGTCCCCCTCCTGCTTGTGAGTCCCAGAAGCTTAGGGAAGGCCCTGTCACCTCTTGAAGAGACTCATGACCAGGCTGAGGTTGAAGAGGGCATAAAGCGCGAGGAAGAAACTGTTCCACAGGCCTGTCCATGCATAGAAGGTACTGAAGTCCAGATTGTAGTCATCACAGATGCCACGGATCACTAAAGGCGGCGGAACAGGAGTGAGCAGTCAGGGCCAGGCTGGGACCAGGGACCTCAGGAAGCATCTCCCCGCTGCCGCCCCCACTGCACCGTGGATGTAGAGGGCCAGGGGTGCAGTCGTCAGCAGCACCACCAGCGGCTGCCCGGAGAAGAGTGCATACAAGAGGCCTCCAATGCTCTGCCCAGCTATGGTCTTCTGTACATCTGAGGAAGCGGGGTGGTCAGGGGGGAACCGTGGCCCTGGGCTCCACCCGGCATGACCCACCAGGCTCCAACCCCTCACCAATGGCCCCGTTCGTGTTCTCATCGTTGAGGGACCCAAAAGCGATCGTGGGCAGGAGGCAGGCAAAGTAGAGGAACAGGGTGGTGGTGATGTATTTGCCCACAGCTTTGTTTTTCCCGATAATGCCTAGGAATGGGAGACAGGGCGGAGGGTGTGTTGGGGACACAGGACAGGCCTGGGGCCTGAGCTACAGGCCGAGCTCCAGGAGGGCCATGGGCCACTTACCATCAGTGAAGTCCAGTGGGTACACAGGGAATCTGCGGGCGATGTCCTCCCGGATGCCCCTCCCGATGGGGAGAAAGTCCTTGTGCCGTAGGGGCTGGGAAGAGGACACGCACCCATCAGCCCTGTGTCCCTGCCCTGTGCTGCCCGCCCAGGCCACCTCTGCCCTGCACCTGCGGGGGTCTGTGGGTGCAGATGGAGCTCCTGCTGTAGTCCTTCGTGCTGATGCTCGGACAGTGGCTCATTATGGTGAGCAGCTGTCTCTGATGTACCAGGGCCTCCTTGAATTCCTCCTCCGTGCGGGTCTTCAGGAGCTTTTGGCGGAAGGTGATGTCTAAGAACATCGTGGCAAACGTGCGTCCCACCTCTGTCGCTGTCTTGGTGCTTTTCTGGGGATGGGGCAAAAGAATCACATCTGTAGCCACTGTAGAGTGAAGGGTGCCCAACCCCAGCCTGGCCATTCATGGACAGACATTCCCAAGCACGTGGCAGGTGCTCTCCCCATGACCTGGGTGTAGTCCCCCAAAGTTCAAGCATAGTGGACCCTGCCACGATTTCCACCAGGTCAGCAGATCACTAGAACTACCATCaacctagtattttttttttaataaactcagGTATTAAATCTGTGTAATTGTGGATAATGAAATCATGATGATGGAGAAAAATGTTCACCCAGCTACTTTTCACTGGTGGCATTTGCACGGTCGGCTGGTTTATGATTTTCAGAGGTGTTCCAGGCCCATCCAGCCTTCTGCCTCTTGCCTGGCCAAGCTCAGCCCCGTCCATGAACTCAATGTTCAACCTCCACCACAGCAGCCTGTCTCACCTCCCCATCCTAGGTCCCCTGGGAGCAGCatgcacccccaccccccaccccgtgctGCCCAAAGCTACAGTCCCGGGGCTGCACCATGCACACTGTGCTTTCTGGTAGCTTTAGAACAGGCTTGTTCCCCCGAGGAGGAGCCAGGTGTCAGGATGGCTGGCGTGTCTCAAGGCACCAGTCTAGCCACTCAATCCTAGGGATTCTATTCCTTCCAGCTGTTCTGGCCACCTTGTCAGCTGTCACTCCCTCTGACCCATGAGCTGCCCGCTGCCCTAAatgcccttcctctctccccagcaaAGTAACAGCTGGAGAGATTCACAGCATGTCCATGAAAGCCCTGGGAGGGACGATCCCGTTAGCACCCCCTTTGCTTAGAGAAAGCCTGGGGAGGGGCCATCCGAAGCTCTGAGTCTACACCAGAGGCAGGGGCAGAATCATCAAGAAGCCAGTGGAATCTTAAGCATTAAGGCCCttcccaggcctggggaggggccctAGCCATTTTCTATTAAtgactttaaaatctttttccataAAAGAAGATTCCCCAAATATACGTATAAGTCTCAGCCCCCACAAACGCGAGATGCCCCTGGCCGGGGGGTAAATGCCCCAGGAAGGAGTGGGGATCTTTGGTCAACAAATCATAGCCAACTTTAGAGTTAGGGTTGGGCAGGCCAAAGAAAGGCCCCTATGTTTGAATAGTAATAATCTTAAAAAgtatctcttgggcttccctggtggtgcagtggttgagagtctgcctgctgatgcaggggacacgggttcgtgccctggtccgggaagatcccacatgccacggagcggctgggcccgtgagccatggccgctgagcctgcacgtccggagcctgtgctccgcaacgggagaggccacaacagtgagaggcccgcgtaccgcaaaaaaaaaaaaaaaaaaaaaagtatctctttTCAGTCAGGAAAGAAATAGAACCTTTTGGGCAACTTCTGGGGAAATTAGGCCTTGATGAAGACCTACCAAGTATGCTTCAGATAAACCCCAGTAGGGCAGAGATGAACAGAGAGGGTGAGAATGTGGCCTTCAGAGGCCAGGACTGTGGTGCCTCCAGCACTGGGAGAGATGCCCCCAAGAAGAGAGCAGGGTAACCTGGAACCCTCCTTCCTGGGAAACACAGCAGCCACCCGAAACCCCTCCTCACCATCTTGGGTGGGGCCAGCACTAGGATGACAAACCGCACCTCACAGGAATTCTCCCCCCAGTTCTGCGGGCGAACCAGGCGGCTGATGCACACGTGCCGCTTCAGCAGAGCCTTGGAGGTACAgctggcagggacagagagggcACACAGCACACAGTTGCCACCCTTGGGAGCTGGGGCTCCCCCCTCCCCGAGCCCCCAACTATGACCCCAGTGACCTCtgttagggaggaaaaaaaagaccaaatggGATGGATTCCTCACTCTCCCCGCAAACAGCGAGCCAGCCTCCACAGGGACTGGATGCCTGGCTCCAAGGTGACGTGGGGAGGCCAGttgtggcagcctggcaactcaCATGATGCAGAGCCACGACTGCTGGTATTGCACCCCCGTTACTGTAGCAGTGACCCCTTGGATTGTATCTGACAGTAGGTGAACTGCTGACAGAGTGGAAGGAACAGGAGGGTCAGATGGCCCCACCTCCCTGACCTCCCGCCCAGGCAGAAGGACAGCCCTTACCTTTACCCTCCATGGGGGCCCCGGCATCAGTGAAAAGCATGGCCATGAGCAGGTCCAAGTTGCAGTCGGGCTCAGTGTTGTGGGAGTCTTGGGCTAAGCGGCACAGCATGGCCCGTAGCACGTCATCCAGGGAGGTGGCTGTCTCGTTCAGGATGATGCTGGCCCGTGCCAAGAAGCCGTCTAGGTCCCGGTGCGCCCGGATCTCTTCCTCAAAGTTCTTTAACTTCAGGTACTGTGGGGACCCCACACATCGAACCACACAGGTCCATAAATAAGAAGGACCTGTCGCTGTCTGGGTCCTTCCTCTGTGGTGGTCCCCGGCTGACCCTGCCCACCAGGACCCAACACCCGCTTCCCAGAGAGAAGACCAGCGAGGTTGGCCCCAGCAGCCGGGCCCTGGGCTAGTATGAGATCCAGCATCAGTGTGAGCTCTCTCAGGGAAGcaaccacctccacccccagctaGTGGCCCAGGACCAAATGTCTCCCATCCGGTCAATGGGCCACTTACCTTGCGGGAGGTGTGTAGGAGACCGTAGCCTCCAGGCGATTCACTCTCTGCTGGAGGAAAGCGGGAGGGCTCAGGGGGCGGCCCCAGCCCTTCAGGTCTCTCTTGGTGGAGTGGGGCCGTATCTGCCCAGTCCCCAGTCCCCTGCGTGCCTCCCCCGACCCGTCCCTGCTACAACCCCCATACCGGACTGGGTGGGCTGCACCTCGAGGTTGACGTTGACAAAGAAGCGGATGCTCTCGCCAGACACAATGGAGGAGTTGACCGTGTCGAAGGCCTCATCCCCCAGGCTCTCCTCACGGGTTTCAGAGGCATCATCCGCGTCACACTTGAGGTAGCCTGGAGCCCCAACCACCACCAAGAGAGACCCCCCCAAGAGGGCCTGGCTACACACAGGACAAAGGGGCTCCAAGCCAAAGGAGCGGGGGCCCCTGGGCTGTCCCACTTGGTGCAATCTCGGTGAGTGGTAAGGGAGGCCTCTAGCAGGCTAGGAAGGAAGCCTCAGCTAGGCCCAATATCTGGTCCTGGCCCAGCTCCCTGAGTATGGCAGCCAGCTGGCACCCCCCACCCAATGGTTTTCTCCAACATTCTCCAGCAGCGGGAACCCTGCACTGTTCTGTGCCACACATATCCTTTAGCTAGAGAAAGAACATGTTCATTCCACAGACACTGAGCCAGGCACATGGTACAATGATGTAGTTAAGACTGACTGGCCCCCGCCTTCTCAGAACCTCCAGGCTGTGGGACCTGGAGCTGTCTGGCTCCCCAGAAACGACTCAAGGAAAGCCAGAGCCCTGCAGTATCCGGACCTCACTGGCACAGGGAGGGCATGTGGAGCAAAGCATCAGGGCTGAGAGACCTTAGTCCAACATCAGACAAGGCCCAGGAAGCAAGAGAGCCAGACAAACAGAGCCAGAGACGGAGGTGACAGGACCCCAGAGGAGGCCTCATCTCAGGCCTCCACCCATGGTGGGCAAGGGGCATGTTATGGTACCTTGGGACTCCAGAGCACAGAACATGCTGCCCCTTTCTTTTGGTCTGCCTCTCAGTTCCTGCAACTGACCCCCAACACAGGCCCCCTCCTATAGGAAGCCTTCCTGATGACATGAAAAAGTTCCAATCTGCCCTGAGTCCTGCTGGGGCTCCCCACAGCCTCTGGGATGACAGCCTGAGCCAGACCTGCTACCCCTGGCCCCTCAGGCCCAGTCCCACACCACCCACCTCAATCTCTCACTCCTTAGGCCAGGCGGCCAGCACCCCAGGCATGCCAGCTCCTGTCCTccaagctgagggcttccctccCTGGAGGGCCTTCTTCAAGGCTTGACAGACCCTTTCTTCTCTGGCAAGTCCACCTAGGGCCCTCCCTGCCTTACTCTTGGCCCAGCTGACACCTCTTCCTCACTGTCCTGTAGGTCCCCTGTGGTCCACCACTTGTGATTCACCCAGGAGCCCTTGTAGCTGAGACCCCACCAATGCCTGAAAAACACCTGTGCAGGAACAGGGACGGGTCAGCAGCATGCCTCCACCTGCCAGGCAGTGACTCACCCTGACTCACTTccactccctcccactggttTCCTCTGCACATCCCAGGCCCTGTTCCCCCAATGTCCTGTGCTCAGCCTGGGCCCTTTCTGGGTAGGAGGCACTAGGCCTCCACTGTCAAGGCCATCATGGACTGGTGACCCCTAACTCCAGGTCTGCACTGCACCCAGAGCCCAGAGAAGAACTATTAAGTCAAAAGATGTCATTCCCCCATTTGTCATGGAGCTCACGTCCATGAAAAACACCTTCCTCCCCAATTCTAGACCTGCTTTGCTTAGAATGCTTGGTTCCCCAGCCCCAAACTGTCCCAACCTCCCTTCTGTCACCCCCACCAGCACCCACTATTCCCCGGCATGCCTCTCACACTGTCCCTCTTCTCCCCTATCCTGGGCTCTATCTAGGACCTACCCAGCAGACACTACCAGCTCCCTGCAAGGCTCCTGGGATGCCATGTGTGCCCTATCTCCACCCTACAGCCCAATCACATACCTAACCTGCCCACCAGCAGCCTGGCACATGCAGTCACCATGCCCTGGGGACCCTGGGTAGGAGCACATCACCACTGTGTCCAAGCACTGTCCCACTAAACACCCCTCTGAGCTCCGGAATCTGGTCTCAGGAGAGGCAGCCCAGAGCCAGCCCAGAgataaggggagggagagagctaGGCTGGTGCAAGCAGGGAaagctgaggtgcagagaggttacAATTCTTTAGAGGGACAATGGCAGCCCCTCCCTCACAGGGCTGGGCGGGGTCTGAGGAATGTGGGCACACACAACACTTAGCCTATAAGCTGGTCAGACAACCAGAGCATTGTAACAGCAAAACCATGGGCTATCAGATGGTCCACATAGTGCAGGATGGGAGCAGCCTGCCCTCCCAGGACCACAGGACCACCAGAGATCTGCCAGAGTCCAGGGCAGTGTCAGCTGCCCCTCTGACCACATCACAACCTTCTGGAGGGTAGAATCCAAAGGCATCCCAGCACCAGCAGAGGACCATGAGTACCCAGGTGGATGGACTAGGTCCCCTAGAGACTTTTGACCAAGGAGCTctctatatacacacacccatATCTGAAATGTACTCACCTGCATCCTCAAAGTATCCATTCTGCGACATGATAGAAGAGTTTTCTGCAAGGCAAGCCAAAGAATTGTCACCAGCTCCATGCACCAGCCCTGGACAGTCTTCAGGGCACATCTGCTGCCCACCCCACACAAACCCTGCTGAGTCTTTCTTACCCTTCCTAGAGACCCTGGGAGAAAAAGGAGCAGGGGACAGTACAAGACAGGGGCTCCTTGAGGAGCCAGAGGAAGCCAGGCCTGTTATTCTTCAGCCCATCTGCTAGGGGCTGCCCAGGTGGGAAAGGACCGAGGCAGACAGGGAGATGTTTTCAGCATGTTTTCTCCAGGAGTAATTAACAGTAGccggtgaaggaaggaaggattcgCTTGTTGCAGGAGTCTGGAGGGAGGAGACCCGTCTGGCCACCTTCCCTGTGGAAGCCGGCCTCCCTCTCTCAAGCCTTCGCTGCCAAGCCCAGTAACTGGGCTGGGGCTCTTCCAGCACATTTCGGCTCTCACTCTCACGTCGGTCCCTGGTGCCATCAACACCCATCACACGTGCAGTTGCCCCCAACCGCACGCGCCAGGGGTCACACTGGGGCGACCTGGCAACGGTCTCCTGCCCTCAGCACCACCCACTTTCTCCTGGGAGGCGGAGCCGTTGGTCCTCTTGGGAGATgccgcggggtggggggcgggtggtAGGGGAGGAAGAGAGCTGTCCGCGCTTTCAGCGCCGGGCCCCGGATGGATGGTCCGGACTGTTTGTGCCTCGCTGTGTGAGGAAGGAAGCGACAGGAAGGGCCGCGTGCACGAGAGGAAAGCGGCTCCAGACTCGGAGACCCTGGGGGTCGGGGGGCAGGATGCGGACGGACTCCCGGGGCGGGAGCCCGGGCGGCATAGAAGGGAGGGGCGGGGTCAGTAAAGCTAGCACCAGAGGCTGCAGGGATGGACAAAGGACGAGGATGACGATGGTATGGAAGGGTGGGGATGCTACTCCCATGCGGGGCGGTTCAAGTGCACGTAAATAGATGGCCGTATAAACCCCGGGCGTCAGAGCGGCGACGGAGAGACTGCTGCGGCCGCGCAGGGGACAGTCAGAGGCCCAAGGATCCCTAAGAGTGGGCAGGCTGCCGCGCTGCGCCAGGGGCGGGAAAGGTGTCGGGTAGAACGTAAAGTGAGGCTTTCCGAGGTGGCTGCACGCCCGGCTGCGAAGACCCTGGCGCTCCAGGTGCTAGGGACCCCGAAACTCCGCCCCGCCATTTGcaagccccccacccctccaccagcTACCTCGTAGGCTGAAAAACTGTTAAGAGTTTCAAAACGGTGTTAAGTCAAGCGCGCAGTGCCCACGAAGTAGTCCTGGGCTTCCCCCAGCCACCCGCGTACCCACCCGGGCTCCCACTCCCTCGTGGCTGAACTCACCCCGGGCACCCCCGTCCCTGTTGGGAAGCCCCCACGACCCTCTCGCCCACCACGCCGGGGGCCGGTGCAGGCCGGCGGCGTCCGCATTCCCCCCAGCGCCTCGACGGCTCCGCGTCCCAGCTTAGCACGCCTCTGCGACGGAGACCGGACGCCCTTCCAGCCGTAGGCACCCACCGCATGGCTGGAGATGGAACACGCGCCTGGTGGCCGCGGCCATGGCCCCAGTGATCAGCCGCGGGACGGCTGCACACCAGTGCGCACGCCCTGGCTCCTCACCAGGTGCCGCGGGAACGACCGCAACCTCGGCGTCCAGGGCGGGCCGGCGGCTGGAGCCGGTGACACAAGCCTGTGCCGCGCCTGGGTCCTAATGCCGCGCCAACGGTCCTCCCCAGCGCGGCCCGGGCGGGGTCCCGTCCGCCtgccccgcgccctcacccgcgcTCCTGTTCAGCCCGGGCGGGCTACTCCCGGGAGCCCGCGGCGACTTAGCCAGAACGCGTAGACTGGGCTTCTTCGGGCCCGCGCGCTGAGCGTTAGGGGCTGAGCGGGGCTGCGAAGTTTCTGGGAAGAAGCTCGGTGAGCTCGGAGACCCTCGGAGTTGAGGCAGTGAGGCGGGTCTGGGAAGAGCCTCCCTGCAGTCGGCTTTAAGCTCTTGGCCGGGccccctcaccccctcctctcGGCAGGGGGCCTCTGCTGGGCCCCGCCCTcctgggccccgccccctccaTTCATCCCGGCTGCTCGAGCGGTAAATCCTCCTAGTCCTCCTCCAGGAAGCGCGCCCCGACTAACTACACGGGCCGGCGCGCGTTCTCTGGGCTACGCCCTGCCCCGCGGAGCCCGCTGCCCTCCCGGCTCGGCGGCGTCGGGTTTACTGGCAGCGCGCCTCGCGGTTTCTCTCCCGGCCTCGTTGCGCCCTCGGCCTTCTCTTGGGTCAAGGTCTTGGCTTGCggcttttttccttctcaagatggCCCTGCCGCCCGGTTTTCCTTCCCGGACACGAGGGAGCCCGGCCCGGGGACGCGCCTTCTCCGGCGCCTGGTCCTCTGCAAGCAGTATGTGTTCGGGGGGAGGGGTGCGGGGTGGGGCGCGAGCTCCCTTGTGTAGGGAGGCGGTGGTACGCGCGGCCAGGCAAATCCAGCCCATGCGGTGAACCCCTGGTCTGACCCTTGGTGGCTTCTCAGCAAATGATCACACAGCCCTCAGGCACCGGATTGACCCAGGAACTCTCCCCATAACAAAGTGTTAACCCCCCATCCCCTCCACACTGGCCGCCAGCCTGAGGAATAGCAGCAATCCCCCCATCTGACATCCTACTGGAAAGGAGTTCTCCGCCTCTGTCCCCCAGGCATGGAAGAGGGCAGGTGAAGCAAGCCCAGGGTGAGCCCACTTCTACggcgagggcttccctgtggcCCCCAAGGGTTCCTGGTGCGTTGGGGCAGCCCCATGCATAGATCGGGTGAGGCTGACCTGGTTTCGCCTCCCAGGGAGATAAGAGAGCATTAGGAGCAAAGCTTCATGGGGTGCCCTCCTTGGCAGATGAAGGCCTGGGGGTCAGGATGGCCCTGAGCAACCTGCTCCGTGCTACTACAGAAGATGCTGCAGAAGAGACCTGCGGGACTCTGACCACGACTGACTCGGGGCTGGCCACatgcttctctggttgtggtgagcagagcTTGGTTGGAGACATGGGGTCACCTCCATTCATGGGTATCCCCTCAACTCAGCCTAGGGACCGTCTCTAGGTCACCGTTTAGGTAGACCCGCAGCCCATGGTACAGACTCCCCCAGacagtggggtgggggatggagatTTGAAGAGGAGCTGAAGACAGGCAGGCTGATTGCCCAGGAAGCAAAGTTCCATGTGGGAGGTGCAGGGGCTGGACCCCTGAAAAGACACCCATTTTGCCCTCAGCCCCTCTCATCTCAGAATGCCTAGGCTTCTACATCTGCCTCCCCATGTCATCAGCAGCTCCCAAACACCTGGACATTCCAAACCAACTGTTCCTGGAAGCCACCCTGTAATGGAGGGGACACCTCTCATCCCCTTACTGCAGCCTCCACCCTCATCTGAGGCCCTTACGACTGAGCTCACTGAGGAAACAGGAGCCCACAGACAAGATCTCCCGCAGTGGTCTATGGACCTGACTCTCACAGAAACTGACACCAACCCCTTCTGACCCCTTCCCCACTATAGCCTCCTGCACTCTGCCCCTGTGGTTTCTATTCCCCTGATTGTCCTGGAGAGAGCCCCTGACCCCCATACCCCTGCTGCAAAGTGAGAAGCTGTTTCCTTTAGTCCTCCCACCCACCACTAGCCCTCTGTGGACCAGAGGCTGAGGGCAAATACAGGTGCTCCAggtctccctccccccacactccccatcttcccccccaccctccatgCCCCAGTGGGTCCTTACACAGGGGGTTTAGGGACCtggacataaacacacacattcccTCTCATTCCCATCCTTGAAGTCTCAGACTTTACTGGGCTGTGGACACAACCTTGAATTCTGGGTTCCACAAGGCGTTTAATGGCTTTCCGAAGTACTTTCAACTGAGTTTTCTCCTTTAGCCACTATGCCTATAGATTTTAGAATCTGGAGAAGTAACTCTATAGtatctcattaaaaaacaaaacccaaaatactCCCTTGAACTCCCCCCTCCAGGTACCACCCATTTCCTCAGGTGCACTTCAGAGCAAATTTCTCCAAAGAGTTGTCTCTAGTTCTCTGTATCCATGCCCCTCCTACCTCTCTTCCACCGATGCATACCGATCTTTTGTCCCCACTACTCCACTGAAACTGCTCTCAAGATCATCCTGCCTCAGCTTtctgccagcccctcccccaccccctagcagcacccaccaccaccaatccctcctttttaaaaaaaaatatttatttgttttggctgcaccaggtctttggTGCAGCATGCGTGAGGGAtctagtcccccgaccagggaacaaacccgggccccctgcgttaggggagcggagtcttacccactggaccacgtgGGAAGTACCCCTCCTTTTTTCTTGCaacatttccttctctctctctcacctcctcgGACCTAGGAGTGTTGGCCTGCCCTGGATCTTTCCCTGGATCCATGGCTCTCTACCAGCCACAGCTGGCCACCAGATTTCATGACACCTGTCACTGAGCTCCTGACTTCAACATGACATAGCCTACTTACACCCTCCCCGCTACCTGGATGGCTAATAGGGAATTCAGATGATATTCAGGCAAAATAGAGCTCCCGAGTCCACTATCCGCCACCATCCACCTGGCTGCTCTGGACCTGGGAGTCCCCCCGACTCATTCACATCTGATCCATGAGTAAATTTTGTTGGGTTTACCTTCAAAATAGAGCTCAGTTCTGCCCACTTGCATCCCCAGTCTGGTCCATCATCTGGCCCTCTGACTTGCCCCCACCCATCATCCATTCTCCACCTCCAATGGCTTCTTAtggcatttaggaaaaaaataaaagcaaactccCTGCTGTGGCCTAGGGGAGTAGGGGTGTGGGGTAGGGGGTGCTGTACAACCTGGCACCTGCCTATTTCCCATCTCATCCCAGACCTCCTGCTCCCAGGGGAGAACTGTTCCAGCCATGTGGCTGCCAACAGTTCCTACAACACAACCGGCCCCCACCTGCCTCCAGGCCTGGAGAGTCTGAGTACTGGAAGGTGTGTCCACAGCTCTTATTGCGGCTCAGTTCATCCTTCAgctctcagagaggccttccctggtcaCACCATCTAAAGTAGTTCCTGTTTTCTTCCATCACAGATCCCCATGTCCCCTAACTATGCAGCACAGCCTTCTTACTTTA comes from the Delphinus delphis chromosome 15, mDelDel1.2, whole genome shotgun sequence genome and includes:
- the LOC132437624 gene encoding solute carrier family 4 member 11-like, whose translation is MSQNGYFEDAGYLKCDADDASETREESLGDEAFDTVNSSIVSGESIRFFVNVNLEVQPTQSESESPGGYGLLHTSRKYLKLKNFEEEIRAHRDLDGFLARASIILNETATSLDDVLRAMLCRLAQDSHNTEPDCNLDLLMAMLFTDAGAPMEGKAVHLLSDTIQGVTATVTGVQYQQSWLCIICTSKALLKRHVCISRLVRPQNWGENSCEVRFVILVLAPPKMVRRGFGWLLCFPGRRVPGYPALFLGASLPVLEAPQSWPLKATFSPSLFISALLGFI